The Silurus meridionalis isolate SWU-2019-XX chromosome 16, ASM1480568v1, whole genome shotgun sequence genome has a segment encoding these proteins:
- the vdra gene encoding vitamin D3 receptor A, with the protein MVRKSARISPVMEAMAVSTSAQGTDELDRNAPRICGVCGDKATGFHFNAMTCEGCKGFFRRSMKRKASFTCPFNGSCTITKDNRRHCQACRLKRCVDIGMMKEFILTDEEVQRKKELILKRKEEEAMREAQKPRLTEEQSQIINTLVEAHHKTYDDSYSDFAKFRPPVREGPVTRSASRAASLHSLSDASSDSLNNSPESMDKKLSSLFSMCQDGVMSPDSRDENSRLSMLPHLADLVSYSIQKVIGFAKMVPGFRDLTAEDQIALLKSSAIEIIMLRSNQSFSLDDMSWSCGGPDFKYCVNDVTKAGHTLELLEPLVKFQVGMKKLNMQEEEHVLLMAICLLSPDRPGVQDHVRIEAMQERLCETLQAYIRVHHPGGRLLYAKMIQKLADLRSLNEEHSKQYRSLSFQPEHSMQLTPLVLEVFGSEVS; encoded by the exons TAATGGAGGCCATGGCCGTGAGCACATCTGCACAGGGTACAGATGAACTAGACCGCAACGCCCCACGGATTTGCGGCGTCTGCGGAGACAAGGCCACCGGATTCCACTTCAACGCCATGACCTGCGAAGGCTGCAAGGGCTTTTTCAG GCGCAGCATGAAGCGGAAGGCCAGTTTCACTTGTCCCTTTAACGGCAGCTGCACCATCACCAAAGACAACCGCAGGCACTGCCAGGCCTGTCGCCTCAAACGCTGCGTCGACATCGGCATGATGAAGGAGT tcATTCTGACTGACGAGGAGGTGCAGAGGAAGAAGGAGCTGATCCTaaagagaaaggaggaggaggcgATGCGGGAGGCGCAAAAGCCCAGGCTGACGGAGGAACAGAGTCAGATCATCAACACGCTGGTGGAGGCACATCACAAGACCTACGATGACTCGTACTCCGACTTTGCGAAGTTCAGA ccCCCAGTGAGAGAGGGTCCAGTGACACGCAGTGCCAGTCGTGCCGCCTCTCTCCACTCACTCTCAGATGCCTCTTCAGATTCATTGAACAACTcaccag AGTCAATGGACAAAAAACTCAGCAGCCTCTTCTCCATGTGTCAGGACGGCGTGATGAGCCCAGACTCCAGGGATGAAAACTCCCGGCTCTCCATGCTGCCCCACCTGGCTGACCTTGTCAGCTACAGCATCCAGAAAGTGATCGGGTTTGCCAAGATGGTCCCCGGCTTCAG GGATCTGACTGCAGAAGATCAGAtcgctctcctgaagtccagcGCGATCGAGATCATCATGTTGCGCTCCAACCAGTCCTTCAGTCTGGATGACATGAGCTGGAGCTGCGGAGGGCCGGACTTCAAATACTGCGTTAATGACGTCACCAAGG CTGGTCACACTCTGGAGCTGCTGGAGCCACTGGTGAAGTTTCAGGTGGGGATGAAAAAACTCAACATGCAGGAAGAGGAACATGTGCTGCTAATGGCCATCTGTCTCCTctctccag ACCGTCCCGGCGTGCAGGACCACGTTCGTATCGAGGCGATGCAGGAGCGCTTGTGCGAGACTCTGCAAGCGTATATCCGCGTGCACCACCCGGGCGGCCGTCTCCTCTACGCCAAGATGATCCAGAAGCTGGCTGACCTGCGCAGCCTGAACGAGGAGCACTCCAAGCAGTACCGCTCGCTCTCCTTCCAGCCCGAGCACAGCATGCAGCTCACACCGCTCGTGCTCGAGGTCTTCGGCAGCGAGGTGTCCTAG